From Desulfonauticus submarinus, the proteins below share one genomic window:
- the glmS gene encoding glutamine--fructose-6-phosphate transaminase (isomerizing), whose translation MCGIIGYTGHRPATPIIIEGLKRLEYRGYDSAGVAFCLQNKVHVFKSQGKLNNLENKLCSQEIYLTTTGIGHTRWATHGLPTEKNAHPHLSQNKRFALVHNGIIENFKELKHYLKGKGIQFNSDTDTEVLVQLIAYYHEQGKSILDAIYETLNQVKGSYAFALIECAHPNTIWAGRHSSPLILGIGQGENFIASDIPAFLNYTREVIFLEDNEIVELTPSTYQIYSLKNKKGISRKVTTINWDIQSAQKSGYKHFMLKEIFEQPKVIQDCLRGRIDECENTVLFSELENFPLPARLNIVACGTSFHAGMWAKYILEQIAHIPVEVDIASEFRYRNPLINKNDVIMVISQSGETADTLAGLRLAKEKNAKVIGLCNVVGSSIAREADVVIYTQAGPEISVASTKAMCSQMIMLFLLSLYWGNKKQLLTPNFKSQYIAHLLELPEQIETNLQILHQKANHLAHKYSWANSFFYLGRGLNYPLALEGALKLKEISYIHAEGYAAGEMKHGPIALIDPQFPTFALAPEDELLPKVKSNLEEVQARGGKIIALTNINSKLEVDDPWIIPNFKSPFISFLILPALQLFAYEMAVYLGKDVDQPRNLAKSVTVE comes from the coding sequence ATGTGTGGCATAATAGGTTATACTGGCCATAGGCCAGCTACTCCAATAATTATAGAGGGATTAAAAAGGTTAGAATATAGAGGATATGACTCCGCTGGGGTAGCCTTTTGCTTACAAAACAAAGTTCACGTTTTTAAAAGCCAAGGAAAATTAAATAATTTAGAAAATAAACTGTGTTCTCAGGAAATCTATCTTACCACCACTGGAATAGGACATACCAGGTGGGCTACTCACGGTTTACCTACAGAAAAAAATGCCCATCCCCATTTAAGTCAAAATAAACGCTTTGCCTTAGTCCACAATGGCATTATTGAAAATTTCAAAGAATTAAAACATTACTTAAAGGGCAAAGGGATCCAATTTAATTCAGATACTGATACAGAAGTCCTTGTTCAACTAATTGCTTATTATCATGAACAAGGCAAATCTATTTTAGATGCTATTTACGAGACTTTAAATCAAGTTAAGGGAAGCTATGCCTTTGCTTTAATAGAGTGTGCTCATCCTAATACTATTTGGGCAGGAAGACACTCTAGCCCTCTTATCTTAGGCATAGGACAAGGAGAAAATTTTATTGCTTCTGATATACCCGCATTTTTAAACTACACAAGGGAAGTTATTTTCTTAGAAGACAATGAAATTGTAGAGCTCACTCCAAGCACCTATCAAATATACTCTCTTAAAAATAAAAAAGGCATATCTAGAAAAGTTACTACTATTAATTGGGATATCCAATCTGCCCAAAAAAGTGGTTATAAACACTTTATGCTTAAAGAAATATTTGAACAGCCAAAAGTAATTCAAGATTGCTTGAGAGGAAGAATAGATGAATGCGAAAACACAGTCTTATTTTCAGAACTAGAAAATTTTCCTCTTCCTGCCAGACTAAATATAGTCGCCTGTGGTACATCATTTCATGCCGGAATGTGGGCAAAATATATATTAGAACAAATCGCGCATATTCCTGTAGAAGTAGATATAGCCTCTGAATTTCGTTATCGAAATCCACTCATCAATAAAAATGATGTTATTATGGTGATTAGTCAGAGCGGAGAAACAGCTGATACCTTAGCAGGTCTGCGGTTAGCAAAAGAAAAAAATGCCAAGGTAATTGGCCTATGTAATGTGGTTGGTTCTAGTATCGCCAGAGAAGCAGATGTGGTTATTTATACTCAAGCAGGTCCAGAAATAAGTGTGGCATCTACTAAAGCAATGTGTAGCCAAATGATAATGCTTTTTTTACTTTCTCTATATTGGGGAAATAAAAAACAACTCTTAACACCCAATTTTAAAAGTCAGTACATTGCCCATTTACTTGAACTTCCAGAACAAATAGAAACCAATCTTCAAATATTACACCAAAAAGCAAATCACTTGGCTCACAAGTATTCATGGGCTAACAGTTTTTTCTACTTAGGAAGAGGTTTAAACTATCCTTTAGCCTTGGAAGGAGCTCTTAAGTTAAAAGAAATATCTTATATCCATGCAGAAGGATATGCGGCAGGAGAGATGAAACACGGTCCCATAGCTTTAATAGATCCACAATTTCCCACATTTGCCTTGGCACCTGAAGATGAACTTTTACCTAAAGTGAAGTCAAACCTTGAAGAAGTCCAAGCTAGAGGAGGAAAAATTATCGCTCTAACTAACATAAACTCAAAATTAGAAGTAGATGATCCATGGATCATTCCAAATTTTAAATCTCCTTTTATTTCCTTTCTAATATTGCCCGCACTTCAGTTATTTGCTTATGAAATGGCAGTGTATTTAGGAAAAGATGTAGACCAACCACGTAATCTAGCAAAAAGCGTTACTGTAGAATAA
- a CDS encoding N-acetylmuramoyl-L-alanine amidase, which translates to MDIIKRRFFIITLIIFSLVISANYSIASLSTSYTKAVRSFIRLQKNYRKAKYRDNWLKLKRKFLKIYKANPRGKTAPKSLYYIGRVYEELGKRSRLTSDFIKSIDYYRRLILHFPKHSWADDAQFHIANIYYKYLKDTKQAYIEFLKVSYNYPKGDMKYKAEKILKKMDEKNLKKIKKIKISSSPIISNKKITSKNKTTRLTNIRHWSSDEYTRVVLDIEDKTNYFYKLLSPDKTLQTPYRLFIDLENTTLSPKIPKETTIADGILKKVRVAQHTNKEARVVLDIESLKDYRLFSLTSPFRVVIDIYGEPKKTVSSPTQVHISKKLRKQIASQNLIEQLGLKVKTIMLDAGHGGKDPGAISHGIREKDINLKMVKILGKMLAAKGFKVLYTRTRDVFIPLEERTALANSQKADLFISIHCNAHRNPKVRGLEIYYLNLTRSKDALRVAARENAVSEKSISDLQLILTELMLNSKISESRDLAKIVKKKCLYRAKKYYPSLRDHGVKEAPFYVLMGAKMPAILIELGYITNWHDRKKLTSTKYLQEVAKGIAEGILRYKKDVENVAKFNDSYKG; encoded by the coding sequence ATGGACATAATAAAAAGACGATTTTTTATTATAACTCTTATAATATTTAGTTTAGTAATAAGTGCTAACTATAGTATTGCTTCTCTATCTACAAGTTATACAAAAGCAGTTCGCTCATTTATAAGACTACAAAAGAATTATAGAAAAGCAAAATACAGAGATAATTGGTTAAAATTAAAAAGAAAATTTTTAAAAATATATAAAGCAAACCCAAGAGGAAAAACAGCTCCTAAAAGTCTTTATTATATAGGTAGAGTTTATGAGGAATTAGGCAAAAGATCTCGTCTAACTTCTGATTTTATCAAATCTATAGATTACTACAGAAGACTAATACTTCACTTTCCAAAACATTCATGGGCAGATGATGCTCAATTTCATATTGCTAATATCTATTATAAATATTTAAAAGACACAAAACAAGCATATATAGAATTCTTAAAAGTTAGTTACAATTATCCAAAAGGGGATATGAAATATAAAGCAGAAAAAATTTTAAAAAAAATGGACGAAAAAAATCTGAAAAAAATAAAAAAAATAAAAATTTCTTCTTCTCCAATTATTAGTAATAAAAAAATTACATCTAAAAACAAAACAACTCGACTCACAAATATTAGACATTGGTCAAGTGATGAATATACTAGAGTTGTTTTAGATATAGAGGACAAGACAAACTACTTTTATAAACTTTTAAGTCCTGACAAAACTCTACAGACTCCTTATCGCCTTTTTATAGACTTAGAAAATACCACTCTATCTCCCAAAATACCCAAAGAAACTACAATTGCAGATGGTATCCTAAAAAAAGTTAGAGTTGCCCAGCATACAAACAAAGAAGCCAGAGTAGTCCTAGATATAGAATCGCTTAAAGATTATAGATTATTTTCTTTAACTAGTCCATTTCGAGTAGTTATAGATATTTATGGAGAACCTAAAAAAACAGTTTCTTCACCAACTCAAGTTCATATTTCAAAAAAACTACGAAAACAAATAGCTAGTCAAAATTTAATTGAACAGTTAGGTTTAAAAGTAAAAACAATTATGCTTGATGCAGGACATGGAGGAAAAGATCCAGGAGCTATTAGTCATGGTATAAGAGAAAAAGATATAAATTTAAAAATGGTTAAAATCCTGGGGAAAATGCTTGCAGCTAAAGGTTTTAAGGTACTTTACACTAGAACTAGAGATGTATTTATACCCTTAGAAGAACGCACAGCTTTAGCCAACTCCCAAAAAGCAGACCTATTCATATCTATTCACTGCAATGCCCACAGAAACCCAAAAGTGAGAGGATTAGAAATCTATTACTTAAACTTAACAAGATCAAAAGATGCTTTAAGAGTGGCTGCTAGAGAAAATGCTGTGTCAGAAAAAAGTATAAGCGACCTTCAGTTAATACTCACTGAATTAATGTTAAATTCTAAAATAAGTGAGTCTCGAGATTTAGCCAAGATTGTGAAAAAAAAGTGTCTATATAGGGCAAAAAAATATTATCCTTCTCTGAGAGATCATGGTGTAAAGGAAGCACCTTTTTATGTACTTATGGGTGCAAAAATGCCTGCTATTCTTATAGAATTAGGTTATATTACTAATTGGCATGATAGAAAAAAACTAACCTCTACTAAATATCTTCAAGAAGTGGCCAAAGGAATTGCAGAGGGTATCTTGAGATATAAAAAGGACGTGGAAAATGTAGCAAAGTTTAATGACTCGTATAAAGGATAG